Part of the Dethiosulfovibrio peptidovorans genome, AAAGCCTCGGCCACTCTATGAGTAAGCCGGGGCTTTTACTTTATACACTAAAGACAGGGCGTTTTTCTTTACGCCGGAGTTATGGCAGAGCTGGAGCTTTGATTCTCTTCCAGCTGGAACTGTCCCACAAGGGAATTGAGCCGTTCCGCACCGGAGGAAAGGTTTTGGGCTTCCTGGGCCACCTGCTCGGACGCGTGGGCCGTGTCGTCGCTCCCCTTCCTGACGTTCTGAAGAATTTCCGTGGTCTCCATGGCTCCCTTGGTGACCTGGTCGATGCCCGAGGCCATCTCTTCGCTTGATGCGGCCTGTTCCTGGGAAAGAGCGGCGATGTTCTGCATGGCCCCTTCTACCTTGGTAATGTGGCTTAAAGCATTACCAAGGTTGGCGATGGCCGAGTCCGAAGCCTCGACGATCTGTTCTACCACCTTATCCACTTCTTTCATGGATGCTGTGGAGGAGGAGGCGTTGTCCTTGAGTGAGCCGATGAGGTCCGCCACCTCTCCTGCGGCACCGTTGCTTTCTTCGGCGAGTTTGCGGACTTCCTCGGCCACCACGGCGAAGCCCCGGCCGTGTTCTCCTGCCCGGGCGGCCTCGATGGCGGCGTTCAGGGCAAGGAGGTTGGTCTGATCCGCAATGGACGTGATGGTGGTGACGAAGGAGGTAATGGCTTCTACGGAGCTGCCCACTTCGGACATGCTGTTCATGGTTTGGGAAGACCGTTCTCCCACGGATTTGATCATATCCACCATGGCCTTGACATTCTCGGCGGCGTCCTGACTAATCCTGTTCATCTCGGCGGACGCCTCGGCACCTTCCGAGGCACTTTGGGCGGCACCGGCGGCTCCGGCGGAGACCTCTTCGATGCTTGCGGTGGTCCCCTCAAGAGCTGCGGTGTTGCTCTCGGAAAGGCTTCCCACGTGGTCCACCGAGGACTTGACCTCTTCCATGGACGCCACGGTTTCCTCGGCGAGAGCTGCCAGAGATTCCGATGCTCCTGAAATGGTGTTCGCTTCGTGCTGGACTTTCCGAACAAAGTCGCTTACCTTGATTTCCATATTTCGAAGCCCTTGAACCATATCGGCTATTTCGTCGTTTTTATACTTGAGGAGCCACATTGTAGAAGTGTC contains:
- a CDS encoding chemotaxis protein — its product is VFEPNAFDGKDAEFAGIDGFHKNGRFVGTFVRSGSSTLRTHSITDEAIEEFGDIYDVPIRSGQPYLSEPFRYNYTSGGESHFIACVTVPIKLHGKTAGVVGIDIDLNHLDEEIAAISVTDNSYNALLSNQSCFVYHANKDLIGKSYRDVARGKIKNLDEVLNLVATGGRKVSIEHSLRLEENALRAQIPVSIGAGLASWSLFIVVPLSDVTIAANALTRNLIVTSILGLALLGLAIFVTSGRIVRPIVAISNILDRFSQLDFRFDTSTMWLLKYKNDEIADMVQGLRNMEIKVSDFVRKVQHEANTISGASESLAALAEETVASMEEVKSSVDHVGSLSESNTAALEGTTASIEEVSAGAAGAAQSASEGAEASAEMNRISQDAAENVKAMVDMIKSVGERSSQTMNSMSEVGSSVEAITSFVTTITSIADQTNLLALNAAIEAARAGEHGRGFAVVAEEVRKLAEESNGAAGEVADLIGSLKDNASSSTASMKEVDKVVEQIVEASDSAIANLGNALSHITKVEGAMQNIAALSQEQAASSEEMASGIDQVTKGAMETTEILQNVRKGSDDTAHASEQVAQEAQNLSSGAERLNSLVGQFQLEENQSSSSAITPA